Proteins co-encoded in one Synergistaceae bacterium genomic window:
- a CDS encoding DUF3089 domain-containing protein, with protein sequence MSSRIYRYTVLSLLSLLLLSWDPILCSASSGPADPFSFSSAPAAPVYSDISSWAVTPKDTARYPVDVLFFYPTTYFDDKNWNQSIKEAAIDKKIPQWIKSQAGIFNGSANLYVPYYRQATIYVLNAPLNSNNHHAMDIAYDDVEHAFDYYMKNWNKGRPFILSGHSQGSNLLFMLLKRRFNDKTLQKQLVAAYVIGWPVTQEDLEKYPHLKMSETPDETGCIISYNTQEADSPVSIVIKGTVAVNPLTMTLTKDFVPAEKNLGAMFFTEDNVQYIPYYTGAQIIDGALIIPRPSNADLLQTSPPGFYHQYDYTFFYCNLVENVNARIKAYLRKNMPAK encoded by the coding sequence TTGTCATCGCGTATTTACCGTTATACCGTACTGTCTCTCCTATCTTTGCTTCTTTTATCATGGGATCCAATTTTATGCAGCGCATCTTCAGGTCCTGCTGATCCTTTCAGTTTTTCTTCTGCTCCCGCTGCCCCTGTATATTCTGATATATCTTCATGGGCTGTAACTCCTAAAGATACTGCCAGATATCCGGTAGATGTACTGTTTTTTTATCCTACAACTTACTTTGATGATAAGAACTGGAATCAGTCAATAAAAGAGGCGGCAATAGACAAAAAAATCCCACAATGGATCAAAAGTCAGGCAGGGATTTTCAATGGTTCCGCTAATCTTTATGTGCCATATTATAGACAGGCTACGATATATGTTTTAAATGCGCCGCTCAACAGCAATAACCATCATGCAATGGATATTGCATATGATGATGTTGAACATGCATTTGACTACTATATGAAAAATTGGAATAAAGGGCGACCTTTCATATTATCCGGTCATAGTCAGGGTTCAAACCTTTTATTTATGTTGCTTAAACGTCGTTTTAATGATAAAACACTGCAGAAACAGCTTGTAGCTGCGTATGTTATCGGCTGGCCTGTTACGCAAGAAGATCTGGAAAAATATCCGCACCTTAAAATGAGTGAAACTCCTGATGAGACTGGATGCATAATCAGTTATAACACACAGGAAGCTGACTCGCCTGTTTCCATTGTCATAAAAGGTACGGTTGCAGTAAATCCATTGACAATGACATTAACAAAAGATTTTGTCCCTGCGGAAAAAAATCTTGGTGCTATGTTCTTCACAGAGGACAACGTACAATATATTCCATATTATACAGGAGCTCAGATAATAGACGGTGCACTTATTATCCCTCGGCCGTCAAACGCTGATTTATTACAGACGTCGCCACCAGGTTTTTATCACCAATATGATTACACATTTTTTTATTGCAATCTGGTTGAAAATGTAAATGCGCGTATAAAAGCCTATTTACGCAAGAATATGCCAGCAAAATAA
- a CDS encoding universal stress protein — translation MFRRVIVALDLSRDSQALVSCFGALNVYGIEKCLLLQFWDMLEILGINNFYSPTALIDFKKNLQNQKEILEKQGYEVEARLLSGFSTSEINKIADEENYSAVVVGTDKDIFSPMANELIHNVEKPILIVKLDLDGEGPGISCTKAAGGKITNHVLFPTDFSKNAEQAFDCLVEMAAADKIKKITLVHVQDQYRISPYLDDRIEEFDKIDTERLENMQRILKEKGHAEVDIVLKFGSPSVKILQLVKERNVQLVVMGSQGRGFVKEFFLGSVSHNIARQSLSSVLLIPAKR, via the coding sequence ATGTTTAGAAGGGTGATCGTTGCATTGGATCTATCAAGGGATTCTCAGGCTCTTGTGAGCTGTTTTGGGGCTTTAAATGTTTATGGCATTGAGAAGTGTCTGCTGCTGCAGTTTTGGGATATGCTGGAAATTCTGGGGATCAATAATTTTTACAGCCCTACAGCGCTTATTGATTTTAAAAAAAACCTTCAAAACCAGAAAGAAATACTTGAAAAACAAGGATATGAGGTAGAGGCAAGGTTATTATCAGGATTTTCAACAAGTGAGATAAACAAAATTGCTGATGAAGAAAATTATTCAGCCGTTGTAGTCGGTACAGATAAGGACATTTTCAGTCCTATGGCCAATGAGTTGATCCATAATGTAGAAAAACCTATCCTGATTGTTAAATTGGATTTAGATGGAGAAGGACCAGGAATATCCTGCACAAAAGCAGCAGGTGGCAAAATAACAAATCATGTTTTATTCCCAACTGATTTCTCTAAAAATGCAGAACAGGCGTTTGACTGCTTAGTAGAAATGGCAGCGGCTGATAAAATAAAGAAAATTACATTAGTTCATGTGCAGGATCAATATCGCATCAGTCCCTATCTTGATGATCGCATAGAGGAGTTTGATAAGATCGACACCGAACGCCTTGAAAACATGCAAAGGATCCTTAAGGAGAAGGGACATGCCGAGGTGGATATAGTTTTGAAATTTGGGTCCCCCTCGGTCAAGATCCTGCAATTAGTCAAAGAACGTAATGTACAGCTTGTTGTCATGGGCAGCCAGGGCCGTGGTTTCGTAAAAGAATTTTTCTTGGGAAGCGTAAGCCATAATATCGCACGTCAATCACTGTCGTCTGTTTTGCTGATTCCGGCAAAACGATAA
- a CDS encoding amidohydrolase has protein sequence MLSVKEEIAVAVEELRAELLKLSHDIHDNPELGLREYNAVKWQKELLEKHGFIVETPFCGMETAFKATCPTNNPNGVKIAFLAEYDALDGIGHGCGHNIIAASAVGAAISLSKTMDENNISGEVVVFGTPAEETRGGKIPMADNGVFDGFTCALMIHPATENIIARHGLAAQSVDVEFFGKAAHSSSPADGVNALASMIAFFNGIDSFSHTWSNESKINGIITQGGTASNIIPDYTSASFTVRAGKKKTLVNMFGDIERIAKSAALLTGAGFKVNGADIYAERYPSMALGEAFKANMETLGEIMNYPDYTAQVGSSDIGNVSLVVPAIHEYLSIAGPGSVTAHHESFCNAAVSPRADEVVLLAAKGLAMTAADILTDEKLRARMWKEFDEKVRPNQC, from the coding sequence GTGCTGTCGGTCAAGGAAGAAATAGCTGTTGCGGTGGAAGAACTTAGGGCGGAACTGCTCAAACTCAGTCATGACATACACGATAATCCGGAGCTGGGGCTACGTGAGTATAATGCGGTAAAGTGGCAGAAAGAACTGCTTGAGAAGCACGGCTTTATTGTAGAGACCCCGTTTTGCGGTATGGAAACAGCATTTAAGGCAACATGCCCGACGAATAATCCCAACGGCGTCAAGATTGCATTTCTTGCGGAATATGACGCGCTTGACGGGATAGGGCACGGATGCGGCCATAATATTATTGCTGCAAGTGCCGTCGGAGCTGCCATATCACTGTCAAAGACGATGGATGAAAATAATATTTCCGGAGAAGTTGTGGTTTTCGGAACACCGGCGGAAGAGACGCGTGGAGGAAAGATCCCGATGGCCGATAACGGAGTTTTTGATGGTTTTACTTGCGCGCTTATGATACACCCGGCTACGGAGAACATAATCGCACGCCATGGACTTGCCGCTCAGTCCGTTGATGTTGAATTCTTCGGTAAGGCGGCTCACTCATCGAGTCCGGCGGATGGTGTCAATGCACTTGCATCCATGATCGCCTTCTTTAATGGAATCGACTCTTTCAGCCATACATGGAGCAACGAGAGCAAGATAAACGGCATAATTACTCAGGGAGGAACTGCATCAAACATTATTCCAGACTATACATCGGCCTCATTCACTGTGCGCGCAGGGAAGAAAAAGACGCTGGTAAATATGTTCGGCGATATAGAGCGCATAGCAAAATCAGCAGCACTTCTTACCGGGGCAGGCTTTAAGGTCAATGGCGCAGATATTTATGCTGAACGCTATCCGAGTATGGCGCTGGGAGAGGCTTTTAAAGCAAATATGGAAACCCTCGGAGAAATAATGAACTATCCAGACTACACCGCACAGGTAGGTTCTTCCGATATTGGCAATGTTTCACTGGTGGTGCCCGCCATTCACGAATATCTTTCAATTGCCGGACCAGGAAGCGTCACAGCCCACCATGAATCATTCTGTAATGCTGCCGTCAGCCCCAGAGCCGACGAAGTAGTTCTTCTCGCTGCAAAAGGACTGGCTATGACTGCCGCAGATATCTTGACGGATGAAAAGCTTCGCGCCCGGATGTGGAAGGAATTCGATGAAAAAGTACGTCCGAACCAGTGCTGA